In a single window of the Acidobacteriota bacterium genome:
- the thrS gene encoding threonine--tRNA ligase, translating to MREINIQFGDRQAAIPAPATVADALKALDRDLLKRALAAKVNGEEMDLNRELSATDEVLSIEPMTADSRDGLEVIRHSTAHLLAAAVLDIFPGTKLGVGPALMEDPRYGFFYDVIAPRTLTEEDLPVIEKRMREMAKRNLPYRREDVGKAKILDIFSEREEPLKCELIDEKVDSTASIYYIDNSPFIDFCLGPHVPHTGKLKAFKLLAISGAYWKGDAEREQMQRIYGTAFATQEELDAWVKQREEAEKRDHRRLGKDLDLFSIQDEYGQGLIFFHPKGGIIRKEMEDYLRDELVKRGYGMVFTPHIAKRQLWQTSGHEENYSDNLFEPIGLPEWFGEETEFRLKPMNCPFHIGIYKSNKRSYRELPLRYAELGTVYRAELSGTLHGLMRVRGFTQDDAHIFCMPSQIVDEIGLCVDFAYDVFKTFGFQNFKVELSVRGGADNKGYLGSDQDWIDAEEALVKALNEREIPYERIEGEAAFYGPKIDIKVEDSIGRLWQLTTVQFDFNLPERFELEYIGDDNQPHRPVMVHRALFGSVERFFGVLVEHFAGAFPLWLAPVQVAVLPITDRINDYAERVADSLSKAGFRVDNNTRSDKIGAKIRDAQMQKVPYMLILGDQELEAGNVAVRHRRDGDIGTMSLSEFAAKVEDERKSRSL from the coding sequence ATGCGCGAGATAAATATTCAATTTGGTGACCGTCAGGCCGCGATACCTGCGCCTGCGACCGTTGCGGATGCATTAAAGGCACTCGACCGCGACCTGCTGAAACGCGCTCTTGCCGCGAAGGTCAACGGCGAGGAAATGGACCTAAACCGGGAGCTCTCCGCTACTGACGAGGTATTGTCAATAGAGCCGATGACGGCTGATTCCCGTGACGGCCTTGAGGTGATCCGTCATTCGACAGCTCATTTGCTCGCCGCAGCAGTTCTCGACATTTTCCCAGGCACAAAGCTAGGCGTCGGTCCGGCGTTGATGGAAGACCCCCGCTATGGTTTCTTCTATGATGTTATCGCTCCCCGGACGCTGACCGAGGAAGATCTTCCGGTAATTGAAAAACGCATGCGGGAAATGGCGAAACGAAATCTTCCCTATCGCCGTGAGGACGTCGGAAAGGCAAAGATACTCGACATATTCAGCGAACGTGAAGAGCCTCTCAAATGCGAACTCATCGACGAAAAGGTAGATAGTACGGCCAGCATCTACTACATCGACAACTCCCCTTTTATCGATTTTTGCCTGGGCCCGCACGTGCCGCACACAGGCAAGCTCAAGGCTTTCAAACTTCTTGCGATCTCAGGTGCTTATTGGAAGGGCGATGCCGAACGCGAGCAGATGCAGCGTATTTACGGGACCGCATTCGCTACGCAGGAAGAATTGGACGCTTGGGTCAAACAGCGTGAAGAGGCCGAAAAGCGGGATCACCGACGTCTGGGCAAAGACCTCGATCTTTTTTCGATCCAGGACGAGTACGGGCAGGGCCTGATCTTTTTCCATCCAAAGGGCGGCATCATACGCAAAGAGATGGAGGACTATCTCCGCGATGAACTTGTGAAACGCGGCTACGGGATGGTCTTTACGCCGCACATTGCCAAGCGGCAACTCTGGCAGACGTCAGGTCACGAGGAAAACTACTCCGACAATCTTTTCGAGCCGATCGGCCTGCCGGAATGGTTCGGTGAAGAGACGGAATTTCGTCTAAAGCCGATGAACTGCCCGTTTCACATCGGCATTTACAAATCTAATAAGCGTTCATATCGAGAACTGCCGCTGCGGTACGCCGAGCTTGGAACGGTTTACAGGGCAGAGCTTTCGGGAACGCTGCACGGGCTCATGCGTGTACGCGGCTTTACGCAGGACGATGCGCACATTTTCTGCATGCCGTCGCAGATCGTGGACGAGATCGGCCTGTGCGTCGATTTTGCGTACGACGTTTTTAAAACATTCGGTTTCCAGAATTTCAAGGTGGAGCTCTCTGTGCGGGGCGGAGCGGACAATAAAGGCTATCTTGGCTCTGACCAGGACTGGATCGATGCCGAAGAGGCGTTGGTAAAAGCTCTCAACGAACGAGAGATTCCATATGAACGCATCGAAGGCGAGGCTGCCTTTTACGGGCCGAAGATCGATATAAAGGTCGAGGATTCGATAGGGCGCCTTTGGCAGCTGACCACTGTTCAGTTCGATTTCAATCTTCCCGAACGTTTTGAGCTGGAGTACATCGGCGATGACAATCAGCCGCACCGGCCGGTCATGGTTCACCGTGCTCTTTTCGGTTCTGTCGAGAGGTTCTTCGGCGTTCTAGTCGAACATTTCGCAGGGGCATTTCCGCTTTGGCTTGCTCCCGTTCAGGTTGCGGTCCTGCCGATAACCGATCGTATAAACGACTATGCGGAAAGGGTGGCAGATTCGCTTTCAAAGGCCGGTTTTCGTGTTGACAACAACACTCGCTCAGATAAGATCGGTGCTAAAATACGAGATGCCCAAATGCAGAAGGTGCCTTACATGCTGATCCTGGGCGATCAGGAACTTGAGGCAGGAAATGTCGCTGTAAGACATCGACGCGACGGCGACATCGGCACGATGTCTTTGTCAGAATTTGCGGCTAAGGTAGAAGACGAACGGAAATCCCGTTCATTATAA
- a CDS encoding translation initiation factor IF-3: MARRFGNRFKPRFREPQHRTNERIRVPSVRVVLEDGGTLGVMDTRDAIAEARNRGFDLVEIAPNASPPVCKIIDYGKFLYEQKKRAHEAKKKQVTVQVKEIKFRPGTDDHDYEYRRENARKWLEGGDKVRAAIAFRGREMSHRELGAKILQRLTEELTEVGEVEVAPKMEGYQMFTIFAPKKTKSLASKHSSVAPDKPEKAAKQKADKPRKGSEEATPADDDEIF; encoded by the coding sequence ATCGCAAGACGATTTGGTAACAGATTCAAGCCGCGGTTTCGTGAACCGCAGCACCGTACGAACGAACGCATCCGCGTTCCTTCGGTAAGGGTGGTTTTGGAAGACGGCGGGACGCTCGGGGTCATGGATACCCGAGACGCTATTGCAGAGGCGCGAAACAGAGGATTCGACCTGGTCGAGATCGCTCCGAACGCCAGCCCGCCTGTGTGCAAGATCATCGACTACGGCAAGTTTCTTTACGAACAAAAAAAGCGGGCCCACGAGGCAAAGAAGAAACAGGTCACGGTTCAGGTAAAGGAAATAAAATTCAGGCCGGGCACCGATGATCACGATTACGAATACCGCCGTGAAAATGCGCGTAAATGGCTTGAAGGCGGTGACAAAGTAAGGGCGGCCATCGCATTCCGTGGCCGTGAAATGTCTCATAGAGAGCTTGGAGCGAAGATCCTTCAACGGCTCACGGAAGAGCTGACCGAGGTCGGCGAAGTAGAGGTAGCACCCAAAATGGAGGGCTATCAGATGTTCACCATCTTCGCCCCTAAGAAGACGAAATCGCTCGCTTCAAAACATTCATCGGTAGCACCTGACAAACCGGAGAAGGCTGCTAAGCAAAAGGCCGATAAGCCAAGGAAGGGATCGGAGGAAGCAACACCGGCCGACGATGACGAGATATTTTAG
- the rpmI gene encoding 50S ribosomal protein L35, whose protein sequence is MPKLKTHKGAAKRFRSTATGKFKRGHSHARHILTKKTNKRKRNLDIDTIVSEGDQKRVEKMLPYGRD, encoded by the coding sequence ATGCCAAAACTAAAGACACACAAAGGCGCCGCAAAGCGTTTTCGCTCGACAGCAACGGGCAAATTCAAACGCGGTCATTCGCATGCGCGGCACATTTTGACCAAGAAAACGAACAAGCGCAAACGCAATTTGGACATCGATACGATCGTGTCAGAAGGCGATCAGAAGCGCGTAGAGAAAATGCTGCCGTACGGCCGCGACTAA